The genomic stretch GTGGCGCGCCATTCGCTGTTCGATGAGATTTCAGAAAGCTCGCTGCCGCTGACCAGTGATAATGTCTATTCCGAAATTCAGCGCGACCTGCTTAATCCCATTTTTATTTCATCGCTGATGGCGCACGACACCTTCGTGAAAGACTGGGTGCTGTCCAATGAAACGGATCCGCAGGCGATGACTCGCTATCTTCGGGAGATCGATCGGCGTTTTAATACGGTGGTGTCCTTTTTCGTTTCCAATAATACCCACCGCTATTACGACCCAGAGAAGATAAGTCATACGCTTTTAGAAACGTCTCCTGAAGATAAGTGGTTTTTTGATATCAGGGATGAAAAGGATGGCGACCCTTACGATATTGAGATCGGTGTCGATCCAGAAAATCGCACCCGGATGGATATTTTTATCAATTATAAGGTGTTTGATTATAGCGGTAACTTTATTGGGGTGACCGGTGTGGGCTTGCCGGTGCAGCGGGTTACCCAATTGATCGAAACCTACGAACAGCGCTATAACCGCACCATCTACCTTATTGATGAAGATGGCGATGTGATGTTGCACAGCAAGGCGTTTCATCGTGCGTCGAATATTCACCAACAGCCGGGGTTACAGTCGCTGGCAACCCAGGTGCTGACCTCGCCGGGCGGCAGCTATCGCTACTCGTTGAATGGTGAAAATATCTTTTTGAACACCCGCGTTATTCCGGAGTTCGGCTGGAAGCTGATGGTGGAGCAGAACAGCGGGCCGCATGACCGACAACTGTGGATCACGCTACTGAAAAATACCGGTATCAGTATTACGGCCAGCATCGCCATGTTGTTGCTGATCTGGCTGACTATCGGTGCATACCAGCGGCGGCTTGAGCTGATGGCCACCACCGATAAACTGACCGGCCTGATGAACCGACAAGCGTTCGAATACATTTTTCGGACCTTGCGGATGAAACAATCGGCGCAGCAACGTACGTTCTCGATCATTCTGATCGACCTGGACTTTTTTAAGAAAATTAACGATCAGTACGGGCATCACATCGGTGATCGGGTGTTGGTGAGAACTGCACGATTGATCCAGCGGGCGATTCGTAAAACAGATTCCGCCTGCCGCTGGGGGGGCGAAGAGTTCGTGCTGCTGCTGGGCGATTGTTCGCTGCATCAGGCTCATCGCGTCGCCGAGAAGATTCGTCAGGCCGTTCACTTTGCGCTGGTGTCGCATCGCCATCAGGTGATTAACCTGACCATCAGTTGCGGTGTCGCGGAATCTAATCCCGGTGAAAGTATCGACCATCTGGTACAACGTGCCGACAAGGCGCTGTATCAGGCCAAGCGTCAGGGGCGTGATCAGGCGGTGATGGCTGAGTGAATAACCGGCTGAAAAATCAGGGCTGTAATGGTAATCAGAGCCAGGCGTGACAACACCTTAACGCCTGGCTCTATGTCCCAATAGCCCGCCGGGTCAACCGGTCAGGCTAGCCCGCCTGCTCATACTTTTCGTCCCACGATTTGAATCATGTTGAAATACGCCCCCGCTCCGGCTTCCATAATAGGAACCATCATTTCCTGAGCCAGCGTGCATGGCATAAAGTCATCCCAGGCCTGCTGGCATGAGTCCATTTCACGTAGCTGGAGAATTTCTATGCCGGGTTCTTTTTCCCAGAGCGTTCTCCACCAGTGGCAGGAATAGAAGTACCAGTCCGGTGTCCAGAATGGTTTGACGACCTCGGGCAGGTTCCCTTCCGAGTAGTCTTGTATAAATCCGGGAACCGCCACCGCAATCAGCCCGTTGGGTTTCACAAACGGCAGCATTTTCGCCAGCATACTGTCGTTACTGCCGAAGTATTGCCAGGCATCGACGCTGATGATCATGTCAAAGTATTCCTGCGCGAAGGGGATCTCCTTTGTGACGTCCAACAGCAGCGGAATGATGTGGGAATCAACCCCCTGACTCGCGAAGCGCCTGGCGTTTTCGGTCGGGGTTATCCATAAATCGGCGGCAAACACCGTGACATCGTACTTTTTCGCCAGCAGGATGGATGAAATGCCTTTCCCACAACCCAAATCAAGGATGCGCATGCCGGGGGTGATGGGGAGCTGTGCGGCCATTTCTTCCGTAATGCGCATGGCATTTGGCCCCATCATGGTGTCCAGAAGAAAAGCGCTGTCATAGCTATCGGTAAACGGAGTAGTTAATGGCGTCGTTATAGACATAATATTACCTGTACCTTAGCGGTTATCGGGTTGGGCGAACGTGTAAGGCGCGTTGTTCGTGACGGGATAAATGCATACTGGCAACCTGTTACTCATCATCGGCAAAAGTACGCCAACACCCGCAGGTGTCTGCGTCACGTTGTAGCACTGCGATAATCAGCCGAGCCTGCAATGGCCGGTAGGCTGATTATCGGATGATGACATTCTCCAGCATCAACGCCTCGGTCTGACTCGGTAGAGTGGGAAGGGGGTTACGCCTAAACGCTAACATCTGCGGATGGTTAAAAAAGGCGTCCACAGCACAAAAATGTGATTTCAGGTAAGGTTACCCGGTGCGGTGCTGTCGCTCACCCTGCCATATTGCGGCCCACAGGGGAGCGTTGCCATTATCGAATCAATGTAGAGAGGAAATTATGCGTACTGTCTCAGCCTGTCATGCGGCCTATCGGGATGACATCGCCGACCTGATAACCCGCCGTCCGGTGCCCGGCCCGGGCGTACCGCAGGTGGATCCTTTTTTGTTTTTGAATCACCACGGTCCACAAGTGTATTCCCCCAATAACCAGGGGTTACCGTTCGGGCCGCATCCTCACCGAGGGTTTGAAACCGTCACTTTTATTCTGGAAGGGTGCTTAGCGCACCGCGACAGCGGCGGGCATGAAAGCATCATCAACGCGGGTGGCGTGCAGTGGATGACGGCCGGTTCCGGGCTGGTTCACTCGGAACTGTCGCCGGATGACTTCAAACGTCAGGGCGGTGCGATGGAGATCCTGCAACTGTGGGTGAATTTGCCCGCTCGCCTGAAAATGACCTCACCCCGTTATATCGGGCTGCAACGGGACGAGATTCCCCGTGTGCCGCTGGCATCAGGGCAGGGAGATATGCAGTTGATTTCCGGGGTGTATGCCGGGGTGACGGGCCCTATCCCCTCGCTGACCGGGGTGTTTATGTCGGTGGTGCACTTGAATGCGGGGGCGGAGGTCGCGTTACCTGCGCCACAGGGAAACAACGTGTTCTTATACGTGGTGCGCGGTGCGGTGAACATCGCCGGAACCCCGGTTTCACCGTGGAATTTGGTGGAAATGCATGATGATGGTGATGCCGTTGTCATCAACGCGACAGAAGGGGCGGTGCTGCTGTTTGGGTATGCGGAGCCGATAGAGGAACCTGTCGTCTCTTACGGGCCGTTCGTGATGAACACGCGTGAAGAGATCCAGCAAGCGATAGCGGATTACCACGCCGGTAAGTTTGATGGGGAAATGGCCTGAATGGCCGCCTGATAACCCCAAACAACGGCTCACAACCCGTTATGTGCCCTGCCAATAACAGCGGTGATGTTCCGATGCACCGCTGTATCAGAGTAAGCGATTAAGGTAAACGGCCCGGCATGGCGCTTGTTGGATGCCAGAGCCGTTGCATCACGCAGGGCAGCAGATGCGCTGCGACGTTACGCGTGACATGTTGTTACACCGCGTAGAGCGGGACAGGTTCTTTTGCCTGCGGCAGCGCGTGGGCGTGGCGTTCCGCCTGTTCACAGATTTCCAGCAGTGCCGGGATCAGGTGCGCGGCGGCATTCAGGCTGGCGCCCAACTGATAACGCTGTTCGGGGCTGATGTCAGCACCGTCTTGCAGCCGGTCGCCAAGTTCACTCAGCCCGTGGCACAACCCGGAAACGGATTCCGCAGCGATAGCGCCAAGGTCACAGAGCTGCACTTCATCAAGCTGGTGGAGTGGCAGGCTGGCGATCAGCTCGCGGAAAAGAGTGATACTGCTGTCAGTGGGAGTGGTGTGGTTGTCCGTCATGATTAAGTCTTCCATTGCTAGATGTTTATGTCGCCACACCTTCAGGTTCCAAGCTAAAGATGTGGCCCAGACAGGGTTGGAACACCGGATCTAGCGACCGGCCAACCTTGCGGTTGCCCTGCCTGAGCCACGGATAAAGAGTGTGCACGCAGCCCCTGAAAAAACAAAGTGTTTTCCAGTTCCAGATATTCGGGGTTCCACGCCCGGCTGCGGATGTTGCCGCAGCACAGACACTCTATGCCAGCCGCTAATCGGGTAAAAGAGGCTGGATGAATTTACAGTATAGTTGCGGCGCGTTTTGGAACGAGGGGCGCAAAACGAGCTAAACTCCATTGCTGAACGTACTGGCTTTCCGGCATACTTTATCTAAATCATGGGTCATACTGCTCTTTCTAAGTGTAATCAGAATCATTCATAGATATGTTCCACCATGTATTACTGGAAAATTACCTAGGGTGCTTTTGGCTGGGACTTTAATTTTTCGGGGATAGTGAAACCTGAACGCATCGAGTGTATGCCGGGAATAGCATGATGGGCTTATTCTTTAATAGAGGTGGCAATAGCCACCTCTATTAAAGATTTCCTCTGCGTATGAGTTCCTGAATTGCAGCAAGGAAGTAAGAAGCGTTGAAGGTGATATGATTATATGCATTAGGTGAAGTGCTACCTATTTTTTTAAATAATTCAAAAAACTCGTTAGTCGCTTTTTCTTCGAGAAAACGTGTGTTTCCTTTTGAGTTAAGTACATACAGTTTTCCTGCATCACTGAATATCGTGAACTTTTTCTTCCGTGCTCCAGTAACGAGCTCCATAGGGGAAGTACATTCCGTAACGAGTAGATCATAGAATGAGCCTTTCATATCGAAATTTATCTCTCTTTTTCCAAATTCTTTTTCAAGATCATCAAGTACACGGCTCAGAGATTTTGGGATTAAAAATGAACGGGTCTTACCCATTTATTTAGTCACATGTTCTGATTTTTCAATTATTTTTGATTATAGTGCTGCAGCTATCATAATGCATCATTGTTTTAATCGAATCAAGCCTAAGTTAAAGTATAAAGTATATATTTTTGTCAATCGATAAGTCTATTTTGATTATTAGATTGTATACAGTGAAGGATCAGCCCTGCTTCAAGTGAATAACCTAATCGGTTTCCTGTATTCAATATGAGAATAAGGAGTTCTGCTATGGCGGTGGTATGGTGTAGGTAATAACCAGAACACTCCTGCTTAACTCCCCATTCCCCACTCATTTTTCCCTATTTGCAACCGAGGTTATTTGACTGTATCGGATTAAGGTATGTGTCTCTACACCACATACGGGAGATTGACCATGTACATTAAAGGCTTTTATTTTAAGGGGAAAACGTGGGTTCGAGATGAGCATTCCGATGCAGAAGCAACATCAATAAAATATTTTCCGGAGTTGCTGACTTCGTTAGATTTTTTCATGAATACTCCATCATCATTGATAACATCGTTAGTTAATGGTGAGACCTACTTTGATATTCGTTATCGGTGTGATTTCAGCGCTCAGGATAAACCTGTTAGTTTAAACGATTCCCAGCCCTGTGCGTTTGAGCCAAAGCCGGTTTCAGGCTGTGACTTGGCATTGCCTGTTAAGGCTAGAGAGTTCCATATTTATGACTTTAAGAAAACAGACTACTTGCTGCTGGGGTTAGATCCGTTTGCTGTAGTCGGTGATAATAATGAGATCCGTGTCGATAACGACTGGAGTAATAACCACCTCACTGGCAAAGATATGACTTCAAGCCATTTCTTGCATGGTGAGCCAAAACCTACTTATTTATATGCTGGCGTGTTACACGGTAATGAAGGGCAATTGTTATCAAGACAGCAACTTGATGGCTGGCTTAAAAAAATACTGCAATCGTATGGTAAGCCTAATGAGACATTTGTGGTGTTGGCACCGGTTGAAGTGTCGGGAGCGTTTATTGGCTGGTTTGGCTTGTTTCAGCGTGCGAAAGGGACTGGTATCGGATTGCAATGGGAGCCTCTCACTACATTAGTAAATGACGATAACTTCTGGGAAGCATTGAAAGAAACCGGTGAGGCCCGCAATAAACCGGTTGAGGGAATTGGAGATTTGTTTTCCGAATAAGATGCGGTAAAGAACCTGTTTCTGATGGTTTACTTCTATCGCATGGGTAGATTCTGTCTCTGAAGTTTAGGCAATGCCTTAAAAAAGCATTGCCTATTCGGTTATGACTGCACATGCTTAACTCAGGCGTGAATCTCTGTAACTCCCCATTCCCCACCCGTTTTTCCCTATTCGCCGCCGGGGGGATTTTCCCGTGCCGAATTATGGTGTGAAGACATCTATCTGTCGGGAGAACACCATGAAAGGCTACCATGTAAAAGAACAGCATCGCCGTAAATCCTGGGTGCGTGACACCAACACCGATGCGGAAGTGGCATCACTGACTTATCTGCCTGAATTGCTAAGCGCATTGGGGCTGGCGATGCCGGTACCGCCGTCGGTGATCACCCGTGACATTGAGGGGGAAACCTTTTTCGATATTCTCTACCGGTGTGATTTCAATGCCCGGCAAAACATCCATCAAATTGAGAAGATCTTTTCGGTTAAAGAGGCGTTTACGCCGGAGTGGGTGCCGGGTGCCGATCTGGCGTTGCCGGTGTTGGCGCAGGAAAACCACCTGGTGTCTGACAACCATTATCTGTTGCTGGGGTTGGATTTGTTTTCCGCCGTCGAGCAGGGTGAGCTTCGCCTTTCGCCGCAAGGCTGGGGGGACAACCACCTGACCGGTAAGGATATGTCGGCAAGCGAGTTTCTGGAACTGAAACCCCGGCCGGTTTGCCTTTATGCGGGTGTGCTGCACGGTGATGCTGGCCAGCCGTTGTCGCCGCAGCAATTGCTGGGGTGGCTGGATCGCATGCGGCAGGTGCACGGTCAGCCGTCCTCAACCATGGTGCTATTGGCCCCGGTGGCTGAAGTGTCTGGGTTTAGCGGCTGGTTCGGTTTGTATCAGCGTAAAGAGGTCACAGGAAAGGCCTTGCAGTGGCAAAACCTGTCGATGCTGGCGCAAGACGCGCATTTCTGGCAGGCAATGAAGGAAACCGGGTTGGCGCACAATGTGTACGTCAGCAGTATGGGAGCCAATACCGCCTATCGGGGGCGCGAGTGACGCTAGTCGGTTGATTTTATCCGTCGCTCGTATCGCATCCTACAGCTTCATCGGCATCTCTTGGTCAGGCTACCTGATCAAGAGGTTTTTATTATTAATGACAGTCGATCCTGTCTGGCCTGCTTAACCGGGCTTTTCTGTATCGCGATACCGGCTGCCAGAAATCTTATTTCATTATCACTCTGAGATACTTATCGGTTTTTTGATCGGAAAGGTGGTGAACGGTTTGATTTCTTCGAGCACAAACATGCTTTGCATCTCTTTGATGCCAGGCAGGCGTCGGATAACAGACATAGCGAATTCCGCATAGGAATCCAGATCACGTGAAACCACCTGCAACAAGAAATCAGAGTCACCCCCCATGCTGTAGCACGCGACGACCTCTTCCAGGTCAGTGACTTCCCGCTCGAATTTGCATGCCTGCGCTTCGCTGTGGTTATCAATGGTGATACGAACAAACACCATGACACCAAGGCCAATCTTCCGGCGGTCCAGTATGGCGCGATAACCTTGAATCACATCATCTTCTTCCAGTTTGCGGACCTTACGCCAGCAGGGCGAGGACGACATACCTATTTTTTCCGCCAATGTCTGGTTAGTAATGCGGGCATCTTTTTGCAATAAAGTAAGAATCTTAATGTCCGTCAGACTGAGTTTCATTAGGGTGATTCTCTTTCTTTTTATGGCTTGATTGAGGGAAATCTTACCTTTATTGGTTAACCTTTCAACGATTATAGATAAAACATTTCCTTTTTAATGATTCATAATGTTTCCTGAAATTAATAAAGGATGCGGTTAGTGATTAAGGGAGCGGTAAAGCGAAATATGATCCTGCATATTGTTTTGTTCACATTTAAAAAGCCTTACGACTGGTCATCACCGGTGGCATTGGAAGCAGAAGAAATTACACGAAACCATCCGCTTCATATCAGTGAAATTCGTGGTTGGGTATGTGGAAGAAATGTTGCCGACAGAGCGGTGGCTGCCGATTTCGTTGTGTTAGGCATGTTCGATAGCCAG from Dickeya zeae NCPPB 2538 encodes the following:
- a CDS encoding sensor domain-containing diguanylate cyclase, whose protein sequence is MNKKRAAILFSCMLLSAFLVISWSSYQVARHSLFDEISESSLPLTSDNVYSEIQRDLLNPIFISSLMAHDTFVKDWVLSNETDPQAMTRYLREIDRRFNTVVSFFVSNNTHRYYDPEKISHTLLETSPEDKWFFDIRDEKDGDPYDIEIGVDPENRTRMDIFINYKVFDYSGNFIGVTGVGLPVQRVTQLIETYEQRYNRTIYLIDEDGDVMLHSKAFHRASNIHQQPGLQSLATQVLTSPGGSYRYSLNGENIFLNTRVIPEFGWKLMVEQNSGPHDRQLWITLLKNTGISITASIAMLLLIWLTIGAYQRRLELMATTDKLTGLMNRQAFEYIFRTLRMKQSAQQRTFSIILIDLDFFKKINDQYGHHIGDRVLVRTARLIQRAIRKTDSACRWGGEEFVLLLGDCSLHQAHRVAEKIRQAVHFALVSHRHQVINLTISCGVAESNPGESIDHLVQRADKALYQAKRQGRDQAVMAE
- a CDS encoding SAM-dependent methyltransferase, with the protein product MSITTPLTTPFTDSYDSAFLLDTMMGPNAMRITEEMAAQLPITPGMRILDLGCGKGISSILLAKKYDVTVFAADLWITPTENARRFASQGVDSHIIPLLLDVTKEIPFAQEYFDMIISVDAWQYFGSNDSMLAKMLPFVKPNGLIAVAVPGFIQDYSEGNLPEVVKPFWTPDWYFYSCHWWRTLWEKEPGIEILQLREMDSCQQAWDDFMPCTLAQEMMVPIMEAGAGAYFNMIQIVGRKV
- a CDS encoding pirin family protein gives rise to the protein MRTVSACHAAYRDDIADLITRRPVPGPGVPQVDPFLFLNHHGPQVYSPNNQGLPFGPHPHRGFETVTFILEGCLAHRDSGGHESIINAGGVQWMTAGSGLVHSELSPDDFKRQGGAMEILQLWVNLPARLKMTSPRYIGLQRDEIPRVPLASGQGDMQLISGVYAGVTGPIPSLTGVFMSVVHLNAGAEVALPAPQGNNVFLYVVRGAVNIAGTPVSPWNLVEMHDDGDAVVINATEGAVLLFGYAEPIEEPVVSYGPFVMNTREEIQQAIADYHAGKFDGEMA
- a CDS encoding Lrp/AsnC family transcriptional regulator, with protein sequence MKLSLTDIKILTLLQKDARITNQTLAEKIGMSSSPCWRKVRKLEEDDVIQGYRAILDRRKIGLGVMVFVRITIDNHSEAQACKFEREVTDLEEVVACYSMGGDSDFLLQVVSRDLDSYAEFAMSVIRRLPGIKEMQSMFVLEEIKPFTTFPIKKPISISE
- a CDS encoding Dabb family protein yields the protein MRLVIKGAVKRNMILHIVLFTFKKPYDWSSPVALEAEEITRNHPLHISEIRGWVCGRNVADRAVAADFVVLGMFDSQQDVATYLVHDNHQVGVGKWKAIAEWNVVDIDLKSDLSHAYGLLQSLGIK